CGATGATCCACCCGACCGTCACCAGTCAATGGTAACGGCATGCGGGGCTCTGCAACTACGAAGATGCTGCCGGCTGCGACTCGCCGTCGGATGCGGCCGACGACGCAGCTGCCGGCTCTTGTTCGGCTTTGCCGTCTGGCGCCGGCGCGGAAGGCGACTCCGCGACATGTGCGGCCGGCGCAACGGCCGCGTCAGCCGCATGGGTTTCATCCGCCTGGTCGACCGCTTCCATCGCGGCACCCCCTTGCGAGGCGGCGCCGCCTTGCGTCGCAACTTCCTGATCGGCTTCGGCTTTCGCCGGTTGCCAATCGTAGTCGGAGCCGGCGAGCGAGAATCGCGCGAGATCGACTTTCAGACCTGAGAGCCAATCCAACGCCAAGTGGTAGTGGCGTTTTGTCCGGTACGCCATCCAGCGCCGGCGCAGCGCATCATCCTCATCGACGGTCTCGCGAAAGCGTTTGAACGCTCCCTTGCCCGAGATGGCGGTGCGAAGTCTCCCGGCGATGTTGATGTCTTCGACCGAGCCGATGAAGTCGGACATTATCCCATAGCGGACGTCTGTCGTGACCGGAACGATCTTCACGAACTCTGGATTCGCGTCGGCTTCTGCGATGCGCACGTTCTCCTGGTCTCCCAGGTTGTGCATGAAGTGCTCAACGGCGCCGGTGGCGGTGTTGAAATACGAAACGCCGTCGACGTCACCGCCCGTCAGTGCGGTGCCGAGCTCGTCGAGCAAGGCATTGCGTTTGACCGGTCCGGGCTTGACCGTTCGCCCAGTGCCGTGCCGCGGCCGATGATGGTGGTGCGCGCCGGGCGCCGCCGTGGCGGGCTCGAGGCCAAGCGCTTTGCGGATCTCCGCCGGATCCACCGACGGCAGGCCGAGATTGTTCAGGCGGACATAGTGGCCCGCCAATTCGACGAGCAGATCGTCGAGCTTGCGGCGCCCGTCGGCGTCTGCGACCGCATCGCTTGGCGAAAGACCGCCGAGATCCGGAAGTGGTCGGCGGATCCATTCCGCCGTCACGTTGGTGTGATTCGTCGTCGCCTCGTTCATGTCAGGTTCCTATCCGTTGTCTTGGTCGTTGCTGGCCGCAC
This genomic window from Candidatus Eremiobacteraceae bacterium contains:
- a CDS encoding UPF0158 family protein, which translates into the protein MNEATTNHTNVTAEWIRRPLPDLGGLSPSDAVADADGRRKLDDLLVELAGHYVRLNNLGLPSVDPAEIRKALGLEPATAAPGAHHHHRPRHGTGRTVKPGPVKRNALLDELGTALTGGDVDGVSYFNTATGAVEHFMHNLGDQENVRIAEADANPEFVKIVPVTTDVRYGIMSDFIGSVEDINIAGRLRTAISGKGAFKRFRETVDEDDALRRRWMAYRTKRHYHLALDWLSGLKVDLARFSLAGSDYDWQPAKAEADQEVATQGGAASQGGAAMEAVDQADETHAADAAVAPAAHVAESPSAPAPDGKAEQEPAAASSAASDGESQPAASS